One window from the genome of Aeromonas sp. FDAARGOS 1405 encodes:
- a CDS encoding sigma-70 family RNA polymerase sigma factor produces the protein MALLFFRKKRAQQHIGGNDPATSPVSDPMADKQTKFEALVHALHGDLYRYAYWLTRDPNVAEDLVQETFLRAWKAIDTLQDDKAAKGWLITILRRENARRFERKQLELVALDDHPQPQHDTLHSEQEMENEWLHRHIARLPEEYQEPLLLQVVGGFSGEEIAEMLGLNKNTVMTRLFRARNQLKEAMEQKNQARGHGHG, from the coding sequence ATGGCACTGCTGTTTTTTAGAAAAAAACGTGCTCAGCAGCATATTGGTGGAAATGATCCGGCCACTTCGCCGGTCTCTGATCCCATGGCTGACAAACAAACCAAATTTGAAGCACTGGTTCATGCGCTGCACGGCGATCTATACCGGTATGCCTACTGGCTGACCCGGGATCCCAACGTAGCGGAAGATCTGGTGCAAGAGACCTTCCTGCGTGCCTGGAAGGCTATCGACACACTGCAGGATGACAAGGCGGCCAAGGGGTGGCTGATCACCATCCTCAGACGGGAGAACGCCCGCCGCTTTGAACGCAAACAGCTGGAACTGGTGGCTCTCGACGATCACCCTCAACCCCAGCACGATACGCTGCACAGTGAACAGGAGATGGAGAACGAGTGGTTGCACCGTCACATCGCCCGGTTGCCGGAGGAGTATCAGGAGCCACTGCTGCTGCAAGTCGTGGGAGGATTCAGTGGTGAGGAGATTGCCGAGATGCTCGGCCTCAACAAGAACACCGTCATGACCCGACTGTTTCGCGCCCGCAACCAGCTCAAGGAGGCGATGGAGCAGAAGAACCAAGCAAGAGGACACGGACATGGATGA
- a CDS encoding BatD family protein translates to MLALASPLGWALPPRAELLPGADPNDWLLIIEADGERQSNELEISPLLRQFAVGRVTMSRVTTPVQQLTRWQIPLHQSDSPANTKVVIAPLKLGNEFTPSLTLPLREVKTAALPQPAAPSPLEMQASLEHQGPLYPGQPVIYRLTLWLPTSMQNPALSELSSAHFTIRRLGSDEWIAPVQAGLPGRLTRSWLVQAKAPGLWLLDSPRLQGQLTQQGNKPQKLSARAAPLEVRVDKAPATPVATRLTLSQRLEPATTGEVGEPLIRILSLTMENGDSGQIQLAPLMAHQLPSGIQAHPDGEQQQERYRDGKLLFERQWRQTLVAEQSGDYQLPPIDLPWFNTQSGRIEQASLPAITLTFQATANRQPDEQTSQVALRESLWWVVLAITLRALWRRSPRWRAFYQLQRALARHQPDASRKALILWATLRWQVPYYQLGQLPDAGHNRVGNALAALERACFARPSSAPPIEWRALARTLRADETAGIAHLIYLLAHGS, encoded by the coding sequence TTGCTCGCACTCGCGAGTCCACTTGGTTGGGCCCTGCCCCCCCGGGCAGAGCTGCTGCCGGGGGCCGACCCCAACGATTGGCTACTGATCATCGAAGCAGATGGCGAGCGCCAGAGCAACGAACTGGAGATCTCCCCCCTACTGCGCCAATTTGCAGTGGGCAGAGTGACCATGAGCCGGGTCACCACCCCGGTACAACAACTGACTCGCTGGCAGATCCCGCTGCACCAGAGCGACTCACCCGCTAATACAAAGGTGGTGATTGCCCCGCTCAAGCTGGGAAATGAGTTTACCCCCTCGCTCACCCTGCCATTGAGAGAGGTGAAAACAGCGGCGCTGCCGCAACCCGCTGCCCCCTCGCCCCTCGAGATGCAGGCTAGCCTTGAGCATCAGGGCCCGCTCTATCCCGGCCAGCCGGTGATCTACCGGCTGACACTGTGGCTACCTACCAGCATGCAAAACCCGGCCCTGAGCGAGCTCAGCTCTGCCCACTTTACCATCCGTCGCCTCGGTAGCGACGAGTGGATCGCCCCCGTTCAGGCTGGTCTACCCGGCCGGCTCACCCGCAGCTGGCTCGTTCAGGCAAAAGCGCCTGGGCTATGGCTCCTCGACTCACCCCGCTTGCAGGGGCAGCTCACGCAGCAAGGGAACAAGCCGCAAAAACTCTCGGCCCGCGCGGCACCGCTAGAGGTGAGGGTCGACAAAGCCCCCGCCACGCCGGTGGCCACCCGGCTGACCCTGAGCCAGCGTCTTGAACCGGCCACCACGGGGGAAGTGGGTGAACCGCTGATCCGGATCCTAAGCCTGACCATGGAGAATGGTGACAGCGGTCAGATACAGCTTGCCCCCCTGATGGCCCATCAACTGCCAAGCGGCATACAGGCACATCCCGATGGCGAGCAACAGCAGGAGCGTTACCGCGATGGCAAGCTGCTGTTTGAGCGACAGTGGCGCCAGACTCTGGTCGCGGAGCAGAGCGGTGACTATCAGCTGCCCCCCATTGATCTGCCCTGGTTTAATACCCAAAGCGGCCGGATTGAGCAGGCCAGCCTGCCCGCCATCACGCTGACGTTTCAGGCAACAGCAAATCGGCAACCTGATGAGCAGACATCGCAGGTGGCACTGCGAGAGAGCCTTTGGTGGGTCGTGCTGGCCATAACACTGCGTGCGCTATGGCGCCGCAGCCCCCGCTGGCGAGCCTTCTATCAACTGCAACGTGCCCTTGCCCGACACCAGCCGGATGCCAGTCGCAAGGCACTGATCCTGTGGGCGACCTTGCGCTGGCAGGTCCCCTATTATCAATTAGGCCAGTTGCCTGACGCTGGGCATAATCGGGTCGGCAACGCGCTCGCCGCACTCGAGCGAGCCTGTTTTGCACGGCCCTCTTCTGCCCCTCCCATCGAGTGGCGCGCTCTGGCGCGTACCCTCAGGGCTGATGAAACCGCCGGTATTGCGCACCTGATTTACCTGCTGGCGCACGGGAGTTAG
- a CDS encoding outer membrane protein transport protein encodes MTTTIFKKSLIAATIALATGQVHAAAFQLNEHSASGLGRAYAGEAAIADNASVLSRNPAAMTTFDKMAVSVSGTYIKPDVDVNGSVGTPFGPIPASESGIAPAAFVPAAYFIQPLNDQWAWGIGLFSNYGLSTEYSKTFPAGAGAGDTELMTLNINPNIAYRINEHFSVGAGINAVYGAAELNRYAGLLGPLNPPSQGGPLATDTRLAHLKGDTWGFGWNVGTLYEVNENNRFALTYRSQVDMSFDGDFQGLTSGNRVVDGNLKLDLPAQAEFAGYHRLNQQFAVHYSVNWTDWSAFQELKATSNQCAGGVCLQKDEKFKDSTRYSIGGTWYINPAWEARIGFAYDNSPIEPEYRSLSIPDSDRVWYSAGATYHINTDMSVDFGMAYLDGKEVDVNEGLRNHSDALRWKGSSHGNAFLASAQFNMKF; translated from the coding sequence ATGACGACAACTATTTTCAAGAAGAGCCTGATTGCCGCCACCATCGCGCTGGCCACCGGTCAAGTCCATGCCGCGGCATTCCAATTGAACGAGCACTCGGCCTCCGGTCTGGGTCGCGCCTATGCCGGCGAAGCGGCTATCGCCGACAACGCCTCCGTATTGTCCCGTAACCCTGCCGCCATGACCACCTTTGACAAGATGGCAGTTTCCGTCTCCGGTACCTACATCAAACCGGACGTAGATGTTAATGGCAGCGTTGGTACTCCCTTTGGGCCAATTCCCGCCAGCGAATCAGGCATTGCTCCGGCAGCCTTCGTTCCTGCTGCTTACTTTATCCAGCCGCTGAATGACCAGTGGGCCTGGGGTATCGGGCTCTTCTCCAACTACGGGCTGTCTACCGAGTACTCCAAAACCTTCCCTGCTGGTGCAGGTGCTGGTGATACTGAGCTGATGACTCTCAATATCAACCCGAACATCGCCTATCGCATCAATGAACACTTCAGCGTCGGTGCAGGTATTAATGCTGTTTACGGTGCAGCCGAACTGAACCGCTATGCCGGTCTGCTGGGTCCGTTGAACCCGCCGAGTCAAGGCGGTCCGCTGGCAACGGATACTCGTCTGGCTCACCTGAAAGGCGACACCTGGGGTTTTGGCTGGAACGTAGGTACTCTGTACGAAGTCAATGAAAACAATCGCTTTGCGTTGACTTATCGCTCACAAGTCGATATGAGCTTTGATGGTGACTTCCAGGGACTCACTTCAGGGAACCGCGTTGTTGATGGCAATCTGAAACTGGATCTGCCTGCTCAAGCAGAGTTTGCCGGTTATCACCGTTTGAATCAGCAATTCGCCGTACATTACTCCGTGAACTGGACTGACTGGAGCGCATTCCAGGAGCTGAAAGCAACCAGTAACCAATGCGCTGGCGGCGTATGTCTGCAAAAGGACGAAAAGTTTAAAGACTCTACTCGTTACTCTATCGGTGGTACCTGGTATATCAACCCGGCTTGGGAAGCACGTATTGGTTTTGCATATGATAACAGTCCTATCGAACCGGAATATCGTAGCCTGAGTATCCCGGACTCCGACCGTGTCTGGTATAGCGCTGGCGCCACATACCATATCAACACCGATATGAGTGTTGATTTCGGCATGGCCTATCTGGATGGTAAAGAGGTTGATGTCAACGAGGGTCTGCGTAACCACTCAGACGCTCTGCGTTGGAAAGGTTCTTCCCACGGCAACGCCTTCCTCGCCTCAGCCCAGTTCAACATGAAGTTCTGA
- a CDS encoding DUF4381 domain-containing protein encodes MSSGMSSPTELDSASPASEAITPPLAALMRDIHPGPDLIEQSLDPRVQALLWLLITALLLLLIALIAKRVIRYRRWCRQLEGDPALLVARIQEALRHEALQRWPEARQLQGEAWLAFVDRHGGSDFSQFSSHWSSWLYGSQNPTREQSEQLRQHYRRWGKSLFLQRYPRLTRKAARRQP; translated from the coding sequence ATGTCATCAGGGATGAGCTCGCCCACCGAACTCGACAGCGCCAGTCCCGCCTCCGAGGCCATCACTCCGCCGCTGGCCGCCCTGATGCGCGACATCCACCCGGGGCCGGATCTGATTGAACAGAGTCTTGACCCCAGAGTGCAGGCGCTATTGTGGCTATTGATCACAGCGTTATTACTGCTGCTGATCGCCCTGATTGCCAAGAGGGTGATACGTTACCGCCGCTGGTGTCGTCAGCTGGAGGGAGATCCGGCACTGCTGGTGGCACGCATACAGGAGGCCCTGCGTCATGAAGCACTGCAACGCTGGCCCGAGGCGCGCCAGCTTCAGGGAGAAGCGTGGCTCGCCTTCGTCGATCGTCACGGTGGCAGCGATTTCAGCCAGTTCTCGTCTCACTGGAGCAGTTGGCTCTATGGCAGCCAGAACCCGACTCGCGAGCAGAGCGAACAGCTTCGGCAACATTATCGCCGCTGGGGTAAGAGCCTCTTCTTGCAACGCTATCCCCGCTTGACGCGTAAAGCTGCGCGGAGGCAGCCATGA
- a CDS encoding VWA domain-containing protein, translating into MILAWPWFALALVLPLLVRFGLPPLRRGYLAHPGFALLRPQAGLPLWRAMLLWCALILALCRPQWWGEPVIQYEGSRDLLLAVDLSDSMRTPDMLDNGEQQARLTAVRQQIKALIAKRAGDRVGLIVFADHAYLLSPLTQEIPALLTLSDELDFDLVGRTTALGEAIQLARQHGDPGRPTALLLVTDGRNTAGNADPLQEAKLAAAQGIRIYTLGVGADPDTFIQPYDEAGSGQADPSSELDEPLLKELAETGQGRYFRARTQSDLDTINATLNALEPAPMPIAQYQPVIELYPWPLALLCGLLLLPSGHGRLEFRMVRNWLARGTRRWS; encoded by the coding sequence ATGATCCTGGCCTGGCCCTGGTTTGCGCTGGCGCTGGTGCTGCCCTTGCTGGTGCGCTTCGGCTTGCCACCCCTGCGCCGCGGTTATCTGGCTCATCCCGGGTTTGCGCTGCTGCGCCCTCAGGCCGGATTGCCGCTCTGGCGCGCCATGCTGCTCTGGTGCGCTCTTATTCTCGCCCTCTGCCGCCCCCAGTGGTGGGGGGAACCGGTTATCCAATATGAAGGGAGTCGGGATCTGCTGCTGGCAGTGGATCTGTCAGACAGTATGCGTACTCCGGATATGCTCGACAACGGCGAACAGCAAGCGCGCCTGACGGCGGTGCGCCAGCAGATCAAGGCGTTGATCGCCAAGCGGGCTGGTGACAGGGTGGGCCTCATCGTCTTTGCCGATCACGCCTATCTGCTCTCTCCCCTCACTCAGGAGATCCCGGCGCTGTTGACCTTGAGCGACGAGCTCGATTTTGATCTGGTCGGCCGTACCACCGCCCTTGGCGAGGCGATCCAGCTGGCACGTCAGCATGGGGATCCGGGTCGCCCCACCGCCCTGCTGCTGGTCACTGATGGCCGCAATACCGCAGGCAATGCCGATCCGCTGCAGGAGGCCAAACTCGCCGCAGCGCAGGGAATACGGATCTACACGCTGGGGGTCGGGGCCGATCCCGATACCTTTATCCAACCCTACGATGAGGCGGGCAGCGGTCAGGCCGATCCCAGCAGCGAACTTGACGAGCCGCTCCTGAAAGAGCTGGCCGAGACAGGCCAGGGGCGTTACTTTCGGGCACGCACCCAAAGCGATCTCGATACCATCAATGCGACTCTCAATGCCCTTGAACCTGCCCCCATGCCGATTGCCCAGTACCAGCCGGTGATCGAGCTCTATCCCTGGCCGTTGGCACTGCTTTGTGGCTTGCTGCTTCTGCCATCAGGGCACGGCAGACTGGAGTTTCGCATGGTGCGTAACTGGCTGGCACGAGGCACGCGCAGATGGAGCTGA
- a CDS encoding EAL and HDOD domain-containing protein codes for MYSYVARQPILDRDLNTHAYELLFRDSLNNVFPSISSQQATSRLVVEQFLQQNIDQLLGGRPCFINFPHSLLLEGLAECLPPEKVVIEILEDSPPDDALLEKVKQLHKLGYQLALDDFTMSPDWERFLPFIHIIKFDLRATPLLQIKVFIQRHQTLGLTYLAEKVEDKAEFERVKQLGIQLFQGFFFSRPEMVKQATMEPAQVVVMQLLNVVNEAEPDINKIEQLLGQDISLSLKLLRYVNHLKGHTNPISSFRQAAIYLGNTQLKRFVSLVAATSAGKGKSAELYQMSMIRARFCELLAHAHAPSQQAQQAFITGLFSLLDVLMEQPMDKLLGTIPLIDDIRLALLERKGNLGFYLAFCEDYESANWSRVTARTARLGLSEDKVSHLYLAATTWVTEQLLAMEATN; via the coding sequence ATGTATTCCTACGTAGCAAGACAGCCGATCCTCGACAGAGACCTCAATACCCATGCCTATGAGCTGCTCTTTCGCGATAGTCTGAATAATGTCTTCCCGAGTATCTCCTCCCAGCAGGCGACGTCACGCCTGGTGGTTGAACAGTTTCTGCAACAAAATATCGATCAGCTGTTGGGGGGCCGCCCCTGCTTTATCAATTTTCCCCACTCACTGCTGCTGGAGGGATTGGCAGAGTGCCTGCCGCCCGAAAAAGTGGTGATTGAGATCCTGGAAGATTCTCCACCGGATGATGCCCTGCTGGAAAAGGTGAAACAGCTGCACAAGCTGGGTTATCAGCTGGCCCTCGATGACTTCACCATGTCGCCGGATTGGGAGCGCTTCCTCCCCTTTATTCACATCATTAAGTTTGATCTTCGCGCTACCCCCCTGCTGCAGATCAAGGTGTTTATCCAACGTCATCAAACGCTGGGGCTCACCTATCTGGCGGAAAAAGTAGAGGACAAGGCTGAGTTCGAACGGGTCAAACAGCTGGGGATCCAGCTGTTCCAAGGCTTTTTCTTCAGTCGACCCGAGATGGTCAAGCAAGCCACCATGGAGCCAGCGCAAGTCGTGGTGATGCAGTTGCTCAACGTGGTCAACGAGGCAGAGCCTGATATCAACAAGATTGAGCAGCTACTCGGTCAGGATATCTCCCTCTCTCTCAAGCTGTTGCGCTATGTCAACCATCTCAAAGGTCACACCAACCCTATTTCGTCATTTCGCCAGGCTGCCATCTATCTGGGCAACACCCAGCTAAAGCGCTTTGTCTCGCTGGTAGCCGCGACCAGCGCCGGCAAGGGCAAGAGCGCCGAGCTCTACCAGATGTCGATGATCCGAGCCCGATTCTGTGAACTGCTGGCCCACGCCCACGCCCCGAGCCAGCAGGCACAACAGGCCTTTATCACTGGTCTCTTCTCCCTGCTGGATGTACTGATGGAGCAGCCGATGGACAAGCTGCTCGGCACTATCCCTCTTATCGACGATATTCGGCTGGCGCTGCTGGAGCGAAAAGGCAATCTCGGTTTCTACCTCGCGTTTTGTGAAGATTACGAGAGCGCCAACTGGTCACGGGTAACGGCCAGAACAGCCCGCCTGGGGCTGAGCGAGGATAAGGTGAGTCACCTCTATCTGGCCGCCACCACCTGGGTCACGGAACAACTGCTGGCGATGGAAGCCACCAATTAA
- a CDS encoding DUF3379 domain-containing protein — MDELEFRRNAMIQPNDQQPDFLKTAEASQANRNYLDEMKQFDRSLKRAMQVEVPAGLAERILLRQAMLQDSDAPDDMPPSRPLGTAPVKLRTSTSWRQIALAASVAFLLGMSTRWITLPETAPAALSLAQVAMAHVYGEEPFIEGVDEQVNLHNINAKMEKYGATLSGMDGLKVTYVNHCSFYQGPALHMVIQGKMGPVTLFLVPKHVPLTLQQATFEDGTLKGEIVQLKGANMVLIGEMKEPLAPVANALQSRLQWDI; from the coding sequence ATGGATGAACTCGAATTTCGCCGCAACGCCATGATCCAGCCCAACGATCAACAACCGGACTTTCTCAAAACCGCTGAAGCAAGCCAGGCCAATCGGAACTACCTCGACGAGATGAAGCAGTTCGACAGAAGCCTCAAGCGCGCCATGCAGGTAGAGGTTCCCGCCGGACTGGCCGAGCGGATCCTGCTCAGGCAAGCCATGCTGCAAGACAGTGATGCGCCAGATGATATGCCGCCATCCCGCCCCCTTGGCACGGCACCAGTCAAGCTCCGGACATCAACATCCTGGCGCCAGATCGCCCTGGCTGCATCGGTCGCCTTCCTGCTGGGAATGAGCACCCGCTGGATCACGCTGCCAGAAACGGCTCCTGCGGCCCTCTCCCTCGCACAGGTGGCGATGGCTCATGTCTATGGCGAAGAACCCTTTATTGAAGGTGTCGATGAGCAGGTCAATCTGCATAACATAAATGCCAAGATGGAGAAGTATGGCGCCACCTTAAGCGGGATGGATGGGCTCAAGGTGACCTATGTCAATCACTGCTCGTTTTATCAGGGACCAGCCTTGCACATGGTGATCCAGGGAAAGATGGGGCCAGTCACTCTCTTTTTAGTGCCCAAACATGTGCCATTAACCCTGCAACAGGCCACCTTTGAAGATGGCACCCTCAAAGGGGAGATAGTCCAGCTCAAAGGCGCCAATATGGTACTGATTGGCGAAATGAAAGAGCCACTTGCCCCCGTTGCCAACGCCCTGCAGTCACGTCTGCAGTGGGACATTTAA
- a CDS encoding OmpP1/FadL family transporter → MHSILKPSAIALLVIAGQTHAAGFQLAEQSATGLGRAFAGEAAIADNASVLSRNAAAMTRFDQMALSGGVIYVSPDVNIEGNTRLPTQAGIVTSDASAHDIAAAAWVPNAYLIIPLNEQWRLGFSATSYYGLGIKMPDNYSAGHFGNVSDIKTMDLGTSLAYRINEMLSVGAGISAIQGEGEVGGTFPSRNLIAKHLQGDGWAWGWNVGALLELSKQTRIGLSYRHDVNLTLSGDAIIGLPSGKELRDTGSLDLPLPATAELAAFHQLTEKLAIHGSLNWTNWSKFVQLEADLDTLPNMHIKDEHWEDSWRYAIGMTYQLTPQWQLRSGVAYDASPVPADRRTISIPDADRIWYSLGMGYQFTPNLTMDLGLTLIDGKKVDVTEKMALQPGNPQSISTFQGTSEGDAWLAGAQLSYLF, encoded by the coding sequence ATGCATTCCATCCTCAAACCGTCCGCGATCGCCCTACTGGTGATCGCGGGTCAGACCCACGCAGCCGGATTCCAGCTAGCTGAACAATCCGCCACAGGCCTTGGACGCGCCTTTGCCGGTGAGGCAGCCATCGCGGATAACGCCAGTGTGCTCTCCCGCAATGCAGCAGCCATGACCCGCTTCGATCAGATGGCGCTGTCTGGCGGTGTCATCTATGTCAGTCCTGACGTCAATATTGAAGGTAACACCCGCTTGCCGACCCAAGCTGGTATCGTCACCTCGGATGCGAGTGCGCACGATATCGCGGCCGCAGCCTGGGTACCCAACGCCTATTTGATCATCCCGCTCAATGAACAGTGGCGCCTCGGCTTCTCGGCCACCTCTTACTACGGCCTTGGCATCAAGATGCCAGACAACTACAGCGCTGGGCACTTTGGTAATGTTTCCGATATCAAGACCATGGATCTGGGTACCTCACTTGCCTACCGCATCAATGAGATGTTGTCGGTGGGAGCCGGTATTTCAGCTATTCAGGGTGAGGGCGAAGTCGGCGGCACCTTCCCCTCGCGCAACCTGATAGCAAAGCATCTGCAAGGAGATGGCTGGGCATGGGGCTGGAATGTCGGCGCGTTGCTGGAACTATCCAAACAGACCCGGATTGGCCTCTCATACCGGCACGATGTCAACTTGACACTCTCGGGTGACGCCATCATTGGCCTGCCCAGCGGCAAAGAACTCAGAGACACAGGTTCTCTGGATCTTCCGCTACCGGCAACGGCAGAGCTTGCAGCATTTCATCAGCTGACTGAAAAACTGGCTATTCATGGCAGCCTGAACTGGACCAACTGGAGCAAATTTGTCCAGCTGGAAGCAGATCTGGATACACTGCCCAACATGCATATCAAGGATGAACACTGGGAAGATAGCTGGCGCTATGCGATCGGGATGACCTATCAACTCACTCCACAGTGGCAACTGCGATCAGGAGTAGCTTACGATGCGAGCCCTGTACCAGCAGATCGCCGTACCATCTCCATTCCGGATGCAGACCGAATTTGGTACAGCCTGGGGATGGGTTATCAATTCACCCCCAACCTGACCATGGATCTGGGGCTGACCCTGATCGATGGCAAGAAGGTTGATGTTACTGAAAAAATGGCTTTGCAACCTGGCAACCCGCAGAGTATTTCCACCTTCCAAGGGACATCCGAGGGAGATGCCTGGCTGGCTGGCGCCCAATTGAGTTATCTCTTCTAA
- a CDS encoding thiolase family protein, whose protein sequence is MDIAIVAAKRTPMGAFQGALAEVTAPELGACAIEAALKQSGLRPEQVDEVFMGNVLAAGVGQAPARQALLKAGLPDSAPATTVNKVCGSGMKAVMLAADTIRLGDNRVVVAGGMESMSRAPYLLDNARSGFRMGHQKVLDHLFLDGLQDAYDGQLMGIHAQRSADQAGLTRTAMDEFALASLQRARDAQQAGAFVSELTSVYRGERLLLAEDEQPGKGRPEKIPTLKPAFGKEGTITAANSSSISDGAAALILMDGATAQAWQVPVLARIVGYQSHAALPAEFTSAPIGAISRLLASLAWSVEEVDLFEINEAFAMVTMLAMSGVGIPHHKVNVHGGACALGHPLGASGARILVTLIAALRQRGLRRGVAAICIGGGEATAIAVEVNDETN, encoded by the coding sequence ATGGATATTGCAATTGTGGCGGCAAAACGGACTCCGATGGGGGCGTTTCAGGGGGCATTGGCAGAGGTCACTGCGCCTGAGTTGGGAGCCTGTGCCATCGAGGCGGCACTGAAGCAAAGTGGGCTGCGTCCGGAGCAGGTCGATGAAGTGTTTATGGGCAATGTGCTGGCGGCGGGCGTGGGGCAAGCGCCAGCCCGGCAGGCGTTGTTGAAAGCAGGGTTGCCAGATAGTGCGCCTGCTACCACGGTCAACAAGGTGTGCGGATCCGGCATGAAAGCTGTGATGCTGGCGGCGGATACCATCCGCCTTGGTGACAACAGGGTGGTGGTGGCAGGGGGGATGGAGAGCATGAGCCGTGCCCCCTATCTGCTGGATAATGCTCGCAGCGGCTTTCGGATGGGGCATCAAAAGGTGCTGGACCACCTATTCCTCGACGGTTTGCAAGATGCTTATGATGGCCAGCTGATGGGGATACATGCCCAGCGCAGCGCCGATCAGGCCGGTTTGACCCGCACTGCCATGGATGAGTTTGCCCTAGCGTCATTGCAGCGGGCCCGCGATGCGCAGCAAGCCGGCGCGTTTGTGTCCGAGCTGACAAGCGTCTATCGCGGTGAGCGCTTGTTGCTGGCCGAAGACGAACAGCCTGGCAAGGGCAGACCGGAGAAGATCCCGACCCTGAAGCCAGCGTTTGGCAAGGAGGGCACCATTACGGCGGCCAATTCGAGCTCCATCTCGGATGGTGCGGCGGCGCTGATATTGATGGATGGCGCCACGGCGCAAGCCTGGCAGGTACCAGTGCTGGCACGGATCGTCGGTTATCAGAGCCACGCGGCATTGCCCGCCGAATTTACCTCTGCGCCCATTGGCGCCATTTCACGCTTGCTGGCGAGTCTGGCATGGTCGGTGGAAGAGGTGGATCTCTTTGAGATCAACGAGGCCTTCGCCATGGTCACCATGCTGGCCATGAGTGGGGTCGGCATCCCTCATCACAAGGTCAATGTCCATGGTGGGGCCTGTGCGCTTGGTCATCCGCTGGGGGCGAGTGGCGCGCGCATTCTGGTGACGCTGATCGCCGCGCTGCGGCAACGAGGTTTGCGGCGAGGCGTGGCCGCGATCTGTATCGGGGGCGGGGAGGCGACAGCTATCGCGGTCGAGGTGAATGACGAGACGAATTAA
- a CDS encoding VWA domain-containing protein produces MELILLRPLWLIALIPWLWQGWHHRRQPPLLAPAMQAYLLPASRPQRPWLWLATLPVILALSGPALRGELQQQPAAPLDIWLLDLSRSMTATDLKPDRATRVRWQLQQLLSRAKGERIALILYAGDAYLAMPPTRDHQALSLLLPDLRPDIMPLQGSNPARAVELAMKQLAPGEQARLLLITDDLTQNQMAQIAALWPCQQRLLCRDTQSARLDILLASSGQPAPMPAIPANELGFATRMPAQLPVPDSQAIAALANRLGGELQWLGSDVPRFAPLPTTTSALTPAPLDLGPWLLIPLLPLALLARVGARLMMALMVGAQLLAPQDLQAAEKGDLQAMQAYQEGDFQRAARTFNDPVWRGNAWYRAGAYRQAIAAYQEAASATAHYNRGNALLQLGEFAAAKEAYLAALALEPGHEDALYNLSLLQGAAAAAPDTSNSKQPEPSAAQQATAMPLPPSPPVLLLEQRLRKEALRRDLIKVEEPW; encoded by the coding sequence ATGGAGCTGATCTTGCTCCGCCCCCTGTGGCTGATCGCACTCATCCCCTGGCTCTGGCAAGGGTGGCACCATCGTCGCCAGCCCCCGCTGCTCGCACCTGCTATGCAGGCTTATCTGCTGCCAGCATCTCGTCCTCAGCGCCCCTGGCTCTGGCTGGCAACCCTGCCCGTCATTTTAGCCCTGAGTGGTCCCGCACTGCGCGGCGAGCTGCAACAGCAGCCTGCGGCGCCGCTCGATATCTGGCTGCTGGACTTGTCACGCTCGATGACCGCCACCGACCTCAAACCAGATCGGGCGACCCGGGTCAGATGGCAGTTGCAGCAGCTGCTGAGCCGCGCAAAGGGAGAGCGCATTGCGCTGATCCTCTACGCGGGCGATGCCTACCTCGCCATGCCACCAACCCGTGATCATCAAGCCCTTTCGCTGCTACTGCCCGACTTGCGCCCCGATATCATGCCGCTGCAGGGCAGCAACCCGGCACGGGCGGTGGAACTTGCCATGAAGCAGCTGGCCCCCGGTGAGCAGGCCCGTCTACTGCTGATCACCGACGACCTCACCCAGAATCAGATGGCCCAAATCGCTGCTCTGTGGCCCTGCCAACAACGCCTTCTCTGCCGCGACACCCAGTCGGCACGCCTCGATATTCTGCTCGCCAGCAGTGGTCAACCGGCCCCCATGCCCGCCATTCCGGCCAATGAGTTGGGGTTTGCCACCCGCATGCCCGCGCAGTTGCCCGTCCCCGATAGTCAGGCCATTGCCGCTCTGGCCAACCGTCTCGGCGGTGAGCTGCAGTGGCTTGGCAGCGATGTCCCCCGCTTTGCACCGCTGCCCACCACTACCTCGGCCCTCACCCCGGCGCCACTGGATCTTGGCCCCTGGTTGCTGATCCCCTTGTTACCGCTCGCCTTGCTGGCCAGAGTCGGCGCCCGGTTGATGATGGCGCTGATGGTGGGAGCTCAGTTGCTTGCGCCACAAGATCTGCAAGCAGCAGAGAAGGGAGATCTGCAAGCGATGCAGGCTTATCAAGAGGGGGATTTTCAGCGGGCCGCCCGCACCTTCAACGATCCCGTCTGGCGCGGCAACGCCTGGTATCGAGCCGGTGCCTATCGGCAAGCCATCGCAGCCTATCAGGAAGCAGCGAGTGCCACTGCCCACTACAACCGCGGTAATGCCCTGCTGCAACTGGGGGAGTTTGCCGCAGCCAAAGAGGCCTATCTGGCGGCCCTGGCGCTTGAACCCGGTCATGAAGATGCGCTCTATAACCTCTCTCTGTTACAGGGCGCAGCGGCGGCGGCTCCCGATACCAGCAACAGCAAGCAACCCGAACCATCGGCCGCTCAGCAGGCGACGGCAATGCCCCTGCCCCCCTCTCCCCCGGTGTTGCTGCTGGAACAGCGACTGCGCAAAGAGGCGCTGCGCCGGGATCTGATCAAGGTGGAGGAGCCCTGGTGA